A genomic region of Solanum dulcamara chromosome 2, daSolDulc1.2, whole genome shotgun sequence contains the following coding sequences:
- the LOC129880989 gene encoding ras-related protein RABA5a-like, translating to MAHNSEDEKKEDYLFKIVLIGDSAVGKSNLLARFARDEFYPNSKSTIGVEFQTQKININGKEVKAQIWDTAGQERFRAVTSAYYRGAVGALLVYDISRRLTFDNIGRWLNELQTHSDMNVVIILVGNKSDLKDAREVTTAEGKALAEAKGLFFIETSALDSSNVTASFQTVVREIYNILSRKVIQSQELQKKDSGRLANGKPVVLQADDGNQETVAETKKGGCCSS from the exons ATGGCACACAATTCTGAGGACGAAAAAAAAGAGGATTACCTTTTCAAGATTGTATTGATTGGTGATTCTGCAGTTGGTAAATCGAATTTGCTTGCTAGATTTGCTAGAGATGAATTCTATCCAAACTCAAAGTCGACAATTGGAGTAGAATTTCAGACTCAAAAGATAAACATAAATGGAAAGGAGGTTAAAGCGCAGATATGGGATACGGCTGGTCAGGAACGATTTAGAGCAGTTACTTCTGCATATTACAGAGGTGCAGTTGGAGCTCTTCTGGTTTATGATATTAGTAGGCGCCTGACTTTCGATAACATTGGTCGATGGCTTAATGAACTTCAGA CTCATTCGGACATGAATGTGGTTATAATACTCGTTGGCAACAAGTCCGATCTCAAAGATGCCAGGGAAGTTACAACAGCTGAAGGCAAAGCCTTGGCTGAGGCGAAAGGTCTATTTTTCATTGAAACTTCAGCTTTGGATTCGTCGAATGTAACAGCTTCTTTCCAGACAGTTGTAAGGGAGATCTATAATATTCTGAGCAGGAAAGTTATTCAATCTCAAGAGCTCCAGAAAAAGGACTCGGGGCGGCTAGCAAATGGTAAACCTGTGGTTTTGCAGGCTGATGATGGAAATCAAGAAACAGTTGCAGAAACAAAGAAAGGTGGATGTTGTTCATCATAA